The following proteins come from a genomic window of Alnus glutinosa chromosome 10, dhAlnGlut1.1, whole genome shotgun sequence:
- the LOC133880539 gene encoding small ribosomal subunit protein eS17x-like, whose amino-acid sequence MGRVRTKTVKKSSRQVIERYYSRMTLDFHTNKKILEEVAIIPSKRLRNKIAGFSTHLMKRIQKGPVRGISLKLQEEERERRMDFVPDESAIKIDEIKVDKETIDMLAALGMSDIPGIVEAELQPVVSAQTFGRGPGGAGGNRRY is encoded by the coding sequence ATGGGTCGTGTACGTACCAAGACTGTGAAGAAGTCCTCACGCCAGGTGATTGAGAGGTACTACTCTCGGATGACCTTGGACTTCCACACCAACAAGAAGATCTTGGAGGAGGTTGCCATCATCCCCTCGAAGCGGCTGCGTAACAAGATTGCTGGATTCTCTACCCATCTGATGAAGCGGATTCAGAAGGGACCAGTGCGGGGCATCTCATTAAAGCTGCAAGAAGAAGAGCGTGAGCGTCGTATGGACTTTGTGCCAGATGAGTCAGCTATTAAGATTGATGAGATTAAGGTTGATAAGGAAACCATTGACATGCTTGCTGCCCTTGGCATGTCTGACATTCCTGGGATTGTTGAAGCTGAGCTACAGCCCGTGGTTTCTGCCCAGACATTTGGTCGTGGTCCAGGTGGGGCTGGTGGAAATAGGAGGTACTGa
- the LOC133880238 gene encoding uncharacterized protein At2g39795, mitochondrial gives MWRKPLAAATGRALRHPWRTTTFRQSTTASSAVNSLLLRSLKDHYLEVSRMSPPAKVSPPAPFTVVKGSLDGNGPVLKRSYGNDEEINVSVMRLANIVPGGGGEDDGDDSINQLFVHVDVSKPGQPEHVHFLCGLYPDALGIHSISMRPKAENSGFLVVPNQYAGPVFQDLDESMRDALHSYIEERGINESLFPFLQAWLYVKDHRNLMHWFKSVGTFIHENKAAKDS, from the exons ATGTGGAGGAAACCATTGGCAGCTGCAACCGGCAGGGCACTGCGCCATCCATGGCGCACCACCACATTCCGCCAATCAACCACCGCCTCCTCTGCCGTCAACTCCCTTCTACTCCGCTCCCTCAAAGACCACTATCTCGAAGTCTCTAGAATGTCCCCTCCTGCT AAGGTGAGCCCTCCCGCGCCGTTCACGGTTGTGAAGGGATCGCTGGACGGAAACGGTCCGGTCCTCAAGCGGAGCTACGGCAACGACGAGGAAATCAACGTTTCGGTGATGCGATTGGCGAACATAGTCCCCGGTGGCGGTGGTGAGGACGATGGCGATGACAGCATTAACCAGTTGTTTGTTCACGTGGACGTGTCGAAGCCCGGGCAGCCGGAGCATGTGCACTTTCTGTGCGGGTTGTACCCGGACGCGCTCGGGATTCACTCCATTTCAATGCGGCCCAAGGCCGAGAACTCGGGGTTCCTTGTCGTTCCGAATCAGTACGCTGGGCCGGTTTTTCA AGATCTTGATGAAAGTATGAGAGATGCCCTTCACAGTTACATAGAAGAGCGTGGAATAAATGAGAGTCTCTTTCCGTTTCTTCAAGCATGGCTTTATGTGAAGGATCACCGGAATCTCATGCATTGGTTCAAATCAGTTGGCACGTTCATTCATGAAAACAAGGCAGCTAAAGACAGTTAA